Proteins from one Fragaria vesca subsp. vesca linkage group LG6, FraVesHawaii_1.0, whole genome shotgun sequence genomic window:
- the LOC101300937 gene encoding EID1-like F-box protein 2-like encodes MILTKQYRCIHSASCRCTKGHISEDAIFLVFQNLNWNPKLIATLSCVCKWFDDLAKRVLWKEFCKTRAPKMMIDLQSSGSHSVDGNWRALGKLLIYCSGSKKGGLFNTVQIPGHFVYRTRFSRTSGKSFLLPQCRTDVLYVSDPCEHLDQGEEGDVGFFRGIFKSFSMSKVRKMLIKRGAELHPTEVCPYCKAKLWSMLQAKMIPQSASCRLGAYEDCIEYFVCLNGHMLGICTLLPLSDSEEVSELE; translated from the coding sequence ATGATTCTCACAAAGCAGTATCGATGTATACATTCTGCAAGCTGTCGATGCACAAAAGGGCATATAAGTGAAGATGCGATATTCTTAGTATTTCAAAATTTGAATTGGAATCCCAAGTTAATTGCAACACTTTCCTGTGTCTGCAAATGGTTTGATGATCTCGCCAAACGTGTACTGTGGAAGGAGTTTTGTAAAACAAGAGCACCAAAGATGATGATTGATTTGCAATCTAGTGGGAGTCACAGTGTAGATGGAAACTGGAGGGCACTTGGGAAGCTGCTTATTTATTGTTCAGGAAGTAAGAAGGGTGGGCTCTTTAACACTGTTCAAATCCCTGGTCACTTTGTCTATAGGACCCGGTTTTCTAGGACATCGGGGAAGAGCTTTCTTCTGCCACAATGTAGAACAGATGTATTGTATGTCTCTGACCCGTGTGAACATCTTGACCAAGGAGAAGAGGGAGATGTGGGGTTCTTCCGGGGAATTTTCAAGTCATTTTCAATGTCCAAGGTCCGGAAGATGTTGATCAAGAGGGGGGCCGAACTTCATCCAACAGAGGTGTGCCCTTATTGTAAGGCCAAGTTGTGGAGCATGTTGCAAGCCAAAATGATACCTCAAAGTGCCAGCTGCAGATTGGGTGCTTATGAGGATTGCATCGAGTATTTTGTTTGCCTCAATGGACATATGCTTGGGATCTGTACTCTGTTACCATTATCTGATTCAGAAGAGGTATCGGAGTTGGAGTGA
- the LOC101300650 gene encoding chaperone protein ClpB3, chloroplastic-like: protein MASTTTSFAAPGVVALRLPQSKCCTKASLFPHPNPSVSLRARPHFLRGLTSCRFDPNSPFQTGSGRMTRSPNQFVVRAMASSAGRGQITQQDFTEMAWQAVVSSPEVAKENKHQIVETEHLMKALLEQKNGLARRIFAKAGVDNTQLLEATDKYIQRQPKILGETAGSMLGRDLEALLERARDYKKEYGDSFVSVEHLVLGFIQDQRFGKQLFKEFQISKQSLKSAIESIRGRQSVIDQDPEGKYESLEKYGKDLTAMARQGKLDPVIGRDDEIRRCIQILSRRTKNNPVLIGEPGVGKTAISEGLAQRIVQEDVPQALMNRKLISLDMGSLIAGAKYRGEFEDRLKAVLKEVTESEGQIILFIDEIHTVVGAGATSGAMDAGNLLKPMLGRGELRCIGATTLDEYRKYIEKDPALERRFQQVYVDQPTVEDTISILRGLRERYELHHGVRISDGALVEAAILSDRYISGRFLPDKAIDLVDEAAAKLKMEITSKPTALDEINRSVLKLEMERLSLTNDTDKASRERLNRLEAELSVLKEKQSQLSEQWEHEKSVMTRIQSIKEEVDRVNLEIQQAEREYDLNRAAELKYGSLNSLQRQLLSAEKELDEYIRSGKSMLREEVTGNDISEIVSKWTGIPVSKLLQSEREKLLHLEEELHKRVVGQDPAVKSVAEAIQRSRAGLSDPHRPIASFMFMGPTGVGKTELAKTLASYMFNTEEALVRIDMSEYMEKHAVSRLIGAPPGYVGYEEGGQLTEVVRRRPYSVILFDEIEKAHSDVFNVFLQILDDGRVTDSQGRTVSFTNTVIIMTSNVGSQYILNGDDDVSPKELGYETIKQRVMEAARSVFRPEFMNRVDEYIVFQPLDRDQINNIVRIQLERVQRRIADRKMKIQVSDAAVQLLGSLGYDPNYGARPVKRVIQQYVENELAKGILRGEFQEEGTILVDTEVTAYGNGQLPQQKLVFKTLETGSESPAAENKGALSGAV from the exons ATGGCCTCCACGACCACCTCCTTCGCCGCTCCCGGAGTCGTCGCTCTCCGTCTTCCCCAGTCCAAATGTTGCACCAAAGCTTCTCTCTTTCCTCACCCAAACCCCTCCGTCTCCCTCCGCGCCCGGCCCCACTTCCTCCGCGGACTCACTTCCTGCCGATTCGACCCGAACTCCCCTTTTCAAACCGGGTCGGGTCGGATGACCCGGAGCCCGAACCAGTTTGTTGTGCGCGCCATGGCTTCTTCAGCTGGAAGG GGACAGATTACGCAGCAGGATTTTACTGAGATGGCGTGGCAGGCGGTGGTTTCGTCGCCGGAGGTGGCCAAGGAGAACAAGCATCAGATAGTGGAGACTGAGCATTTGATGAAGGCGTTGTTGGAGCAGAAGAATGGACTTGCTAGGAGGATTTTCGCTAAGGCTGGGGTGGATAATACTCAACTTCTTGAGGCTACTGATAAGTATATTCAGCGCCAACCAAAG ATTCTTGGTGAAACTGCGGGATCAATGTTAGGACGGGATTTGGAAGCCTTGCTTGAGCGAGCCAGGGATTACAAGAAAGAGTATGGAGACTCATTTGTGTCTGTGGAGCATTTGGTTCTTGGTTTCATTCAAGATCAACGATTTGGGAAGCAATTATTTAAGGAATTTCAAATCTCCAAGCAATCTTTGAAGTCTGCTATAGAATCCATAAGGGGACGCCAATCAGTTATTGACCAAG ATCCTGAGGGGAAATATGAGTCCCTTGAAAAGTACGGAAAAGATCTGACAGCCATGGCAAGACAAGGAAAGCTTGACCCGGTTATAGGAAGAGATGATGAAATCCGCAGGTGCATCCAGATTCTGTCAAGAAGAACAAAGAACAACCCGGTGCTAATTGGTGAACCAGGTGTTGGGAAAACTGCAATTTCAGAAGG GCTTGCTCAGCGTATTGTGCAAGAGGATGTCCCACAAGCTTTGATGAATCGTAAG CTAATCTCTCTTGACATGGGTTCACTAATTGCTGGGGCAAAATACCGTGGAGAGTTTGAGGATAGGCTGAAGGCTGTACTCAAGGAAGTAACAGAATCTGAAGGCCAGATTATCCTTTTTATTGATGAAATTCACACAGTTGTCGGGGCAG GAGCTACAAGTGGTGCAATGGATGCTGGAAATCTTTTAAAACCCATGCTTGGTCGGGGAGAGTTGCGGTGTATAGGTGCAACAACACTGGATGAGTATCGCAAATATATTGAGAAAGATCCAGCGTTGGAGCGTCGTTTTCAGCAAGTTTATGTTGATCAACCTACAGTTGAGGATACAATCTCAATACTCCGAGGACTGCGTGAAAGATATGAGTTGCATCACGGGGTCCGCATTTCTGATGGTGCACTTGTGGAAGCTGCAATTCTCTCAGACCGTTACATCAGTGGGAGATTTTTACCCGACAAAG CTATCGACTTAGTTGATGAAGCTGCTGCCAAATTGAAAATGGAAATTACATCAAAGCCCACAGCGCTAGATGAGATTAATCGTTCAGTGTTGAAACTTGAAATGGAAAGACTGTCACTTACAAATGACACCGACAAAGCATCCAGAGAGAGATTGAACCGCCTTGAGGCGGAGTTGTCCGTCTTAAAAGAGAAACAATCTCAGCTGTCTGAGCAGTGGGAACATGAGAAGTCTGTTATGACTCGAATTCAGTCAATCAAGGAAGAG GTTGACAGGGTAAATCTGGAGATCCAGCAGGCTGAACGAGAGTATGATCTTAACCGTGCTGCTGAGCTGAAGTATGGGAGTTTGAATTCCTTACAGCGCCAACTCCTTAGTGCTGAAAAAGAGCTCGATGAGTATATCAGGTCTGGGAAATCAATGCTGAGAGAGGAAGTTACGGGAAATGACATTTCTGAAATTGTCAGCAAGTGGACTGGTATTCCTGTTTCCAAGCTTCTACAGTCAGAGAGGGAAAAGCTCTTACATTTGGAGGAAGAGCTGCATAAACGTGTTGTAGGACAGGATCCTGCTGTGAAATCAGTAGCTGAAGCTATTCAGCGGTCTCGAGCAGGTCTCTCAGATCCTCATCGCCCGATTGCTAGTTTCATGTTCATGGGCCCCACCGGTGTAGGGAAGACAGAACTAGCCAAGACCCTTGCCTCCTACATGTTCAACACTGAAGAAGCTCTTGTTAGAATTGATATGAGTGAGTACATGGAAAAGCATGCTGTGTCAAGACTGATAGGTGCTCCACCTGGCTATGTGGGTTATGAGGAGGGAGGACAGCTGACAGAGGTTGTTCGCCGGAGGCCATATTCAGTTATCCTGTTTGACGAGATTGAAAAGGCGCATTCTGATGTGTTCAATGTTTTCCTTCAAATTTTAGATGATGGAAGAGTAACCGACTCACAGGGCCGCACTGTGAGTTTCACCAACACTGTGATCATTATGACCTCAAATGTTGGTTCACAGTATATACTAAACGGAGATGATGACGTCTCGCCGAAGGAATTGGGTTATGAAACTATAAAGCAGCGGGTGATGGAGGCTGCAAGGTCCGTATTTCGCCCCGAGTTCATGAATCGGGTTGATGAGTACATAGTTTTCCAGCCCTTGGACCGTGATCAGATAAACAATATTGTCAGGATACAG TTGGAACGAGTCCAGAGGAGGATTGCAGACCGCAAGATGAAAATCCAAGTGAGCGATGCTGCTGTGCAGCTTCTTGGAAGTCTTGGATACGATCCAAACTACGGTGCTAGGCCAGTAAAGCGAGTGATTCAGCAATATGTAGAAAATGAGCTTGCCAAGGGCATCTTGAGAGGAGAGTTCCAAGAAGAAGGCACCATTTTGGTCGACACAGAGGTCACAGCGTATGGCAACGGCCAGCTCCCCCAGCAAAAGCTAGTCTTCAAGACGCTTGAGACTGGTTCAGAATCTCCTGCAGCTGAGAACAAGGGAGCTTTGTCAGGCGCTGTCTGA
- the LOC101300166 gene encoding membrane-anchored ubiquitin-fold protein 1-like isoform 1, with protein MAGVQDQLEIKFRLSDGSDIGPKSFPAATSVSTLKESILAQWPKEKENGPRTVKDVKLISAGKILENNKTVGECRSPICDVPTTMHVVVQPPSLEKGTSIFCCVHKTNSLFFFSGLNEDIVSFQVVYFGRDISFVYWFYVFEKNGKSQGNNRFFVGLQILANLKTPYVKLAIYSCLPPK; from the exons ATGGCTGGAGTGCAAGACCAATTGGAGATCAAGTTTCGGTTGAGTGATGGATCAGATATTGGCCCCAAAAGCTTTCCTGCTGCTACAAGTGTGTCAACCTTGAAAGAAAGTATTCTTGCGCAGTGGCCTAAAG AGAAGGAAAATGGTCCAAGGACTGTCAAAGATGTCAAGCTGATAAGTGCTGGAAAAATATTGGAGAACAACAAAACAGTTGGGGAATGCCGAAGCCCAATATGCGATGTTCCTACAACTATGCATGTCGTTGTTCAACCACCTTCTTTGGAGAAAGGTACGAGTATATTCTGCTGTGTACATAAGACAAATTCTCTCTTCTTTTTCTCCGGTCTCAATGAAGACATAGTCTCTTTCCAAGTGGTTTATTTTGGCAGAGACATCTCATTTGTATACTGGTTCTATGTATTTGAGAAAAATGGTAAAAGTCAAGGCAATAATCGGTTTTTTGTAGGTTTGCAAATTCTTGCAAATCTCAAAACACCTTATGTTAAGCTTGCTATATATAGTTGTCTACCTCCTAAGTAG
- the LOC101299885 gene encoding probable galacturonosyltransferase 14-like — MQLHFSPSMRSITISSSNGFIDLMKIKVAARHISYRTVFHTILVLAFLLPFVFILTAVVTLEGVNKCSSFDCLGRRLGPRLLGRVDDSGRLVRDFYKILNQVNTEEIPAGLKLPNSFNKLVSEMKNNQYDARTFAFMLRAMMENFEKEIRESKFSELMNKHFAASSVPKGIHCLSLRLTDEYSSNAHARKQLPPPELLPLLSDNSYHHFILSTDNILAASVVVASAVQSSLRPEKIVFHVITDKKTYAGMHSWFALNPVSPAIVEVKGVHQFDWLTRENVPVLEAVENQNGIRDYYHGNHLAGANLSATTPRTFASKLQARSPKYISILNHLRIYIPELFPNLDKVVFLDDDVVIQRDLSPLWDIDLGGKVNGAVETCKGEDEWVMSKRFRNYFNFSHPLVAKNLDPEECAWAYGMNIFDLSTWRKTNIRETYHSWLKENLKSNLTIWKLGTLPPALIAFRGHVHPIDPSWHLLGLGYQNNTSIESIEKAAVIHYNGQSKPWLQIGFEHLRPFWTKYVNYSNDFVRNCHIMES, encoded by the exons ATGCAGCTTCACTTCTCGCCGAGTATGAGAAGCATAACGATCTCGAGCAGCAATGGGTTTATTGACTTGATGAAGATCAAGGTCGCAGCTCGTCACATCTCTTATAGAACAGTCTTCCACACCATTCTTGTCCTCGCTTTCTTGTTGCCCTTTGTCTTCATTCTCACTGCTGTTGTTACTCTTGAAGGTGTCAACAAGTGCTCCTCATTCG ATTGTCTAGGTAGGCGCTTGGGACCAAGGCTTCTTGGTAGGGTTGATGATTCAGGG AGACTGGTTAGGGACTTTTACAAGATTCTCAACCAAGTGAACACTGAAGAAATCCCAGCTGGTCTAAAGCTGCCAAATTCATTTAATAAACTTGTTTCTGAAATGAAGAACAACCAGTATGATGCAAGGACCTTTGCTTTCATGCTAAGAGCCATG ATGGAGAATTTTGAAAAGGAAATCAGAGAGTCTAAGTTTTCAGAGCTGATGAACAAACACTTTGCGGCAAGCTCCGTACCCAAAGGCATCCACTGTCTGTCTTTGCGTTTGACTGATGAATATTCATCCAATGCTCATGCCCGGAAGCAATTGCCTCCTCCAGAGTTACTTCCATTGCTCTCTGACAACTCTTACCACCACTTTATCCTATCAACTGATAACATATTGGCTGCTTCAGTTGTTGTTGCTTCTGCTGTCCAGTCATCTCTGAGACCTGAAAAGATAGTCTTCCATGTCATTACTGACAAGAAAACTTACGCTGGCATGCACTCATGGTTTGCATTAAACCCTGTCTCCCCTGCTATTGTTGAAGTGAAAGGTGTCCACCAGTTTGATTGGTTAACAAGAGAAAATGTTCCAGTTCTTGAAGCTGTTGAGAATCAAAATGGGATCAGGGATTATTACCATGGGAATCATCTTGCCGGGGCCAATCTCAGTGCTACAACTCCACGAACTTTCGCATCAAAATTGCAGGCTAGAAGTCCCAAATACATATCCATACTCAATCATCTTCGCATATATATACCAGAG CTATTCCCGAACCTTGACAAGGTGGTTTTCCTAGATGATGATGTTGTGATTCAACGAGATTTGTCGCCACTTTGGGACATTGACCTTGGGGGAAAGGTCAATGGAGCGGTTGAAACTTGTAAAGGTGAAGATGAGTGGGTAATGTCCAAGCGATTCAGGAACTACTTCAACTTTTCCCATCCCCTCGTAGCAAAGAACTTGGACCCTGAAGAATGTGCATGGGCGTATGGGATGAATATCTTTGATCTTAGTACCTGGAGAAAGACAAATATAAGAGAAACTTATCATTCCTGGCTGAAAGAG AATCTGAAGTCAAACCTCACTATATGGAAGCTTGGAACCCTACCACCAGCTTTAATTGCATTTAGGGGTCATGTTCACCCAATTGATCCATCGTGGCATTTGCTTGGATTGGGTTATCAAAATAACACCAGCATTGAAAGTATTGAAAAGGCTGCAGTTATCCACTATAATGGTCAGTCAAAACCCTGGTTGCAGATTGGCTTTGAGCATCTTCGGCCATTCTGGACCAAATACGTCAATTACTCCAATGATTTTGTTAGGAACTGCCACATCATGGAATCATAG
- the LOC101307822 gene encoding F-box/kelch-repeat protein At3g06240-like: MKYLPGLRCCFRHNKKPPVDSPAKNKEEIKQGVVELPEEIIVEILLKLPFKYMIQFSCVSKKWRSLILHDPQFSKTHYKVASQQRTLGQSLLVSSQIKLPSRYTVYNLSDPNFQSLQVLAGDHHVPNSFLSSPFKKNHPGTALGWFSAVQLLGSCNGLVCMSIGTWVRRQYFKNVRLWNPSTGFVRNLLEPKPQSRHGRLLRNFFCGSPQEEPPHMLVGLFDFVNSGFGYVNATDDYKYVVLASPAALFPLRKGIRAEIFSLRTKCWKSIDVLSNMCCNDQSGIYLNEALHWITMDVVENKTTITAFDLGNEEFRQMPLPPDSISVNVRLNGTKVLVLLGECLCLWLSNSHDIQFWVMREYNVHESWNLLYSFRTSDLLGIRDYDQFS; this comes from the coding sequence ATGAAATACCTTCCAGGTTTAAGATGTTGCTTCAGGCACAATAAAAAGCCGCCGGTGGACTCTCCGGCGAAGAACAAGGAGGAGATCAAGCAAGGAGTTGTCGAGCTCCCTGAAGAAATCATAGTTGAAATTCTACTCAAGTTGCCCTTCAAATATATGATCCAATTTAGTTGCGTTTCAAAGAAATGGCGATCTTTGATATTACATGACCCCCAGTTCTCCAAAACCCACTACAAAGTAGCATCCCAGCAGAGAACCCTTGGTCAATCACTCCTTGTTTCCAGCCAAATTAAACTTCCATCAAGATATACAGTATACAATTTAAGTGATCCAAACTTTCAGTCCTTACAGGTCTTGGCTGGTGATCACCATGTTCCTAATTCCTTTCTTTCCTCCCCATTCAAGAAAAACCATCCGGGTACCGCTCTTGGCTGGTTCTCTGCTGTACAACTACTGGGATCTTGCAATGGTTTGGTATGTATGAGTATAGGTACATGGGTTAGAAGACAATATTTTAAAAACGTGCGTCTCTGGAACCCTTCAACCGGTTTCGTCCGCAACTTGCTTGAGCCAAAACCACAAAGCAGGCATGGAAGGCTACTCCGGAACTTCTTCTGCGGCTCACCTCAGGAAGAACCGCCACACATGTTGGTGGGTTTATTTGATTTTGTTAATAGTGGTTTTGGTTATGTTAACGCAACTGATGACTACAAATATGTTGTTTTAGCTTCACCAGCAGCATTATTCCCTCTCAGAAAAGGGATAAGGGCTGAGATCTTCTCGTTGCGAACCAAGTGTTGGAAAAGCATTGATGTCCTTTCGAACATGTGCTGCAACGATCAGTCAGGGATTTATTTAAATGAAGCACTGCATTGGATCACCATGGATGTAGTGGAAAACAAGACAACTATCACAGCTTTTGATCTGGGAAATGAAGAGTTCCGGCAAATGCCATTGCCGCCTGACTCTATTTCGGTTAACGTTCGTCTAAACGGAACAAAGGTTTTGGTTCTTTTAGGAGAATGCCTATGCCTATGGCTTTCTAACAGTCATGATATTCAATTCTGGGTCATGAGAGAGTATAATGTTCATGAATCTTGGAACTTGCTCTATTCTTTCAGGACATCTGATTTGTTGGGAATAAGAGACTACGACCAGTTTTCGTGA
- the LOC101308116 gene encoding uncharacterized protein LOC101308116 gives MDEGGEVESKVGEVMEGVASIALLPCGSISGHFIKVNDHTNICYGLHGTELACEKECSRGEDYRLIKLAIIDYNKKKEKVVVVECRGHDAARLNSVDHAHGWEKDVVDMVDQQHGKNKIVVSFNCETLKSDKAAEEHISKFLPKLAGLDAVVNIGKMSIAGLDFDAKE, from the exons ATGG ATGAAGGAGGCGAAGTGGAATCAAAAGTAGGGGAGGTAATGGAAGGAGTGGCTTCAATAGCATTGTTACCATGTGGGTCTATATCAGGCCACTTTATCAAAGTGAATGATCACACCAACATTTGCTATGGTCTTCATGGAACTG AGTTGGCTTGCGAAAAGGAGTGTAGCAGAGGCGAGGATTATCGTCTGATCAAGCTTGCAATCATAGACTACAAT AAAAAGAAGGAGAAAGTTGTTGTTGTGGAGTGTCGAGGCCATGATGCTGCTAGGTTGAATAGCGTTGATCATGCTCATGG TTGGGAGAAGGATGTTGTAGATATGGTTGATCAACAACACGGGAAGAACAAGATTGTGGTTTCGTTCAACTGTGAGACACTGAAATCTGACAAAGCTGCAGAAGAACATATCAGCAAGTTTTTGCCCAAACTAGCTGGCCTAGATGCTGTTGT CAATATCGGTAAGATGAGCATTGCAGGGTTAGACTTCGATGCAAAGGAGTGA
- the LOC101307525 gene encoding putative proline--tRNA ligase C19C7.06-like, which translates to MADTSETNFKAKGWWWRWWCGGVGCGPWEKDQCQSQGEEIFFEEWYSEVVVQSEMIEYHDISGCYILRPWTMAIWETMQAFFDAEIKKMQVKNCYFPLFASLTVLDKDKDHIEESEVAWVTKSGESKLQVPIAIRPRSETIMYPSYSKWIRGHRDLPLKLNQWCNVVRSESNNSTPLIRSLEFLWQEGATAFATKEEADKEVLEILELYRRIYEEYLAVPVLKGTKSEGEKFAGAVYTTCVEAFVPNTGRGVTGAAAHCLGQNYAEMLDITYENEKGETAMVWQNCWSYSTRTIGVMVMVHGDAKGLVLPPKVASIQAIVIPRPSKDADAQAIFDACLKPVEELSEAGLRVEADLRDYYSPEWKHSHWELKGVPLRIEIRPEDLKKKQVHCVRRDSSAKVNIPMVDMAKEVKDMLDKIQQNLFDVAKQKRDASVAVARTWDEFTVALSENRLILAPWCDEQAVEEDVKARTNSEAKSLCSTFEQPELPQGTLCFASGKPAKKLTYWGRSY; encoded by the coding sequence ATGGCTGACACATCTGAGACCAATTTCAAAGCCAAAGGGTGGTGGTGGAGGTGGTGGTGTGGCGGTGTCGGTTGTGGCCCATGGGAAAAAGACCAGTGCCAAAGCCAAGGTGAAGAAATATTTTTTGAAGAGTGGTATTCGGAGGTTGTTGTTCAAAGTGAGATGATTGAATACCATGACATCTCTGGATGTTATATTTTGAGGCCATGGACAATGGCAATATGGGAGACCATGCAAGCATTCTTTGATGCAGAAATAAAGAAAATGCAGGTCAAAAATTGCTACTTCCCTTTGTTCGCCTCCCTAACTGTTCTAGACAAAGACAAGGATCATATAGAGGAATCAGAGGTTGCTTGGGTCACAAAGTCCGGAGAATCTAAATTGCAAGTGCCTATTGCAATCCGTCCAAGGAGTGAGACTATCATGTATCCCTCTTACTCAAAGTGGATTAGAGGACACCGTGACTTGCCATTGAAGTTAAATCAGTGGTGCAATGTTGTTCGATCAGAGTCTAACAATTCCACCCCATTAATCAGAAGTTTAGAGTTCCTTTGGCAAGAAGGCGCAACGGCTTTTGCAACAAAGGAAGAGGCAGATAAAGAGGTCCTTGAGATATTGGAACTTTACAGAAGGATATATGAGGAGTATCTTGCAGTTCCAGTTTTGAAGGGAACAAAGAGTGAGGGTGAGAAATTTGCTGGTGCTGTTTACACCACATGTGTGGAGGCTTTCGTTCCAAATACTGGCCGCGGTGTAACAGGAGCGGCTGCACATTGTCTTGGTCAAAACTATGCTGAAATGCTCGACATTACTTATGAAAATGAAAAGGGAGAAACAGCAATGGTTTGGCAGAACTGTTGGTCTTATAGTACTCGAACGATTGGAGTGATGGTAATGGTGCATGGAGATGCCAAAGGCTTGGTACTGCCACCAAAGGTAGCATCTATCCAGGCCATTGTGATTCCAAGGCCTTCCAAGGACGCTGATGCACAAGCTATATTTGATGCCTGCTTGAAACCTGTGGAGGAGTTGAGCGAAGCAGGACTTCGTGTGGAGGCTGATTTGAGGGACTACTACTCACCTGAGTGGAAGCATTCACACTGGGAACTGAAAGGTGTTCCTCTAAGGATTGAAATTAGACCAGAGGATTTGAAAAAGAAACAAGTACATTGTGTACGGCGTGACAGTTCTGCGAAAGTGAATATTCCTATGGTCGATATGGCAAAGGAAGTGAAAGACATGCTTGATAAAATTCAACAAAATCTCTTTGATGTTGCGAAACAAAAACGAGATGCTTCAGTGGCGGTTGCCAGAACATGGGATGAATTCACAGTAGCTTTGAGTGAGAATAGATTGATCCTGGCTCCTTGGTGTGATGAACAAGCTGTAGAAGAGGACGTCAAAGCAAGAACAAACAGTGAAGCAAAGTCGCTCTGCTCGACTTTTGAACAGCCTGAACTGCCTCAAGGGACGCTTTGCTTTGCATCCGGAAAGCCAGCAAAGAAGTTGACCTACTGGGGGAGGAGCTACTAA